The following is a genomic window from Stenotrophomonas maltophilia.
GTGCGCTACCACCGCATGCGTGGCTACGACACGCTGTGGCAGGTCGGTACCGACCACGCCGGCATCGCCACCGAAATGGTGGTCAGCCGCAACCTGGCGCTGGAAGGCAAGGGCGAGACCCGCGATTCGCTGGGCCGCGAAGGCTTCATCGGCAAGGTCTGGGAGTGGAAGCAGCAGTCCGGCGACACCATCGAGCGCCAGATGCGCCGCCTCGGCACCTCCGCCGACTGGTCGCGCAGCACCTTCACCATGGACCCGCAGCCGTCGGCCGCGGTGAACGAAGCCTTCGTGCGCTGGTACGAGCAGGGCCTGATCTACCGTGGCCAGCGCCTGGTCAACTGGGACCCGGTGCTGAAGACCGCCATTTCCGACCTGGAAGTGGAGAGCGCCGAGGAAGACGGCTTCCTGTGGTCGATCGCCTACACGCTCGATGACGGCCTGAGCTACGAGCACGTCGAGCGCGATGCCGACGGCGTGGAAACCCTGCGCGAGACCCGCGACTACCTGGTGGTGGCCACCACCCGCCCGGAAACCCTGCTGGGTGATACGGCGGTGATGGTGCATCCGGAAGACGAGCGCTATGCGCACCTGATCGGCAAGCAGGTGGTGCTGCCGTTGACCGGCCGCCGCGTGCCGGTGATCGCCGACGACTACGTGGACCGTGCCTTCGGCACCGGCGTGGTCAAGGTCACCCCGGCGCACGACTTCAACGACTATGAAGTCGGCGTGCGCCACAGCCTGCCGATGATCAACCTGTTCACCCCGGTGGCGGCGCTGAATGAAAATGCGCCCGAACGCTTCCAGGGACTGGACCGCTACGCCGCGCGCAAGGCGGTGCTGGCCGAGCTGGAAGACCTGGGCATTCTGGTCGAGACCCGCGCGCACAAGCTGCAGGTGCCGCGCGGCGACCGTACCGGCCAGGTGATCGAGCCGTACCTGACCGACCAGTGGTTCGTGAAGATGGACGACCTGGCCAAGCGCGGTCTGGAACTGGTCGAAGACGGAACCATCGCCTTCGTGCCGCCGAACTGGATCAACACCTACCGCCACTGGATGAACAACATCCAGGATTGGTGCATCAGCCGCCAGCTGTGGTGGGGCCACCGCATTCCGGCGTGGTTCGACGCCGCCACCGGCAGCTGCTACGTCGGTCGCAGCGAAGCGGAAGTGCGCGCCAAGCACAACCTCGGCAGCGACGTGGTGCTGAACCAGGAAAGCGACGTGCTGGAGACCTGGTTCTCCTCGCAGCTGTGGCCGTTCTCCACCCTGGGCTGGCCGAACGAACAGGCCATGGCCGAGCGCGGCTTCGACCGTTACCTGCCGTCGTCGGTGCTGATCACCGGCTTCGACATCATCTTCTTCTGGGTGGCGCGCATGATCATGGCCACCGACAACCTGGTCGGGAAGATCCCGTTCAAGGACGTCTACTTCACCGGCCTGATCCGCGACGGCCAGGGCCAGAAGATGTCCAAGAGCAAGGGCAACGTGCTCGACCCGCTGGACATCATCGACGGCATCAGCATCGACGACCTGGTCGCCAAGCGTACCGGCGGCCTGATGCAGCCGAAGATGGTGGAGAAGATCGAGAAGGCCACCCGCAAGGAATTCCCGGACGGCATCGCTGCCCACGGTGCCGATGCGTTGCGCTTCACCATCGCCGCGCTGGCCACCCACGGCCGCGACATCAAGTTCGACATGAACCGCGCCGAGGGCTACAAGAACTTCTGCAACAAGCTGTGGAATGCCAGCCGCTTCGCCCTGATGAACACCGAGGGCGCCGCATTCACTGGCGTGCCGACGCCGCGCACCGACGCCGAGCGCTGGATCCTGGCGCGCCTGGCGGCGGTGTCGGCCGAAGCGCAGGGCCACTACGCCAACTACCGCTTCGACCTGCTGGCGCAGTGCCTGTACGAGTTCGCCTGGAACGAGTTCTGCGACTGGTTCCTGGAACTGAGCAAGCCGGCATTGAACGGTGCCGACGCCGCCGACGCCGAAAGCACCCGCCACACCCTGCTGTACGTGCTCGAAGCGCTGCTGCGCCTGCTGCATCCGCTGACCCCGTTCATCACCGAACAGCTGTGGCAGCAGCTGGCGCCGCGTCTGGGCCTGGCCGCGACCACGCTGTCGCTGCGCCCGTACCCGACCGCCGACGAATTCGCCGGCGACTTCGCCCAGGCCGAGGCCGACGTGGAGTGGCTGAAGGCGGCCATCAGCGCCGTGCGCCGCGTGCGCAGTGAACTCAATGTCGCCCCGTCCAAGCTGGTGCCGCTGCGCCTGCAGGCAGGCCTCGAGCTGGACCGTGTGCGCATCGAACGCTTCAATGCCTCGCTGTCGTTCCTGCTGAAGCTGGACAGCATCCAGTGGCTGGCCGAGGGTGAAAGCGCACCGCCGGCCGCTGCGGCGATCGTCGGCGAGCTGAAGCTGCTGGTGCCGCTGGAAGGCCTGGTCGATCTCGATGCCGAGCGTGCGCGCCTGGACAAGGAAATCGCCCGCGTCGAAGCAGAGAAGGAGAAGAGCGAGACCAAGCTGGCCAGGTTCACCGACAAGGTGCCGCCGGCCGTGGTCGAGCAGGAGCGTGTGCGCCTGGCCGACTGGAACACCCAGCTGGCCGGCCTGCGCGAGCAGCGCGCGAAGCTGTAACGCCACCCTCTGGTGCGTGCCAACCAAGGTTGGCACCTACCACCGCGGAATCGGAAACGCCGGGCGATGCCCGGCGTTTCCATTTCCCCCGCATGGCATCATCGCCCGATGCCTCTTTCGATCTTCCTGCTGGTTCTCGCCGCGGCGGCACTGCATGCCAGCTGGAATGCGATCGTCAAGCGCGGGCCGGACAAGTTCCTCGGCACCGTGCTGGTTACCGGCAGCGCCGCGCTGCTGTCGTCCGCCGCCCTGCCCTTCCTGCCGTTTCCCGCCGCGCACAGCTGGCCCTGGCTGGGCGCATCGGTGCTGCTGCAGGTGACCTACTACGGCCTGGTCGCACGCTGCTATCAGCAGGTCGACATGAGCCTGGCCTATCCGCTGATGCGTGGCAGTGCGCCGATCCTGGTCGCGCTGGCGGGCACCCTGCTCGGCGAACGGCTGCCACCTGCGGCCTGGCTGGGCGTGCTGCTGGTCAGTACCGGCATCCTGTGCATGGCACTGGGTGCACGCGGCGGTCAACTGCGCCTGCCGCTGCTGACCGCCGCGATGATCGCCACCTACACCCTGGTCGATGCGCAGGGCGCACGCCAGTCCGGCAACGCGCTCAGCTACACGTTGTGGCTGTTCCTGCTGTCGGGCATTCCGCTGCCGCTGTGGGCGTTGTACACGCGCGGCGGCGCGGTGCTGGACTATGCGCGGCAGCATTGGCCGCTGGGACTGGCCGGTGGCGTCGGCACCACGGCCTCCTATGCGATGGCCTTGTGGGCCATGACCCAGGCACCGGTGGCCATGGTCTCGGCGCTGCGCGAATCCTCGATCCTGTTCGCGCTGCTGATCTCGGTGTTCCTGCTGCGCGAACGCATTCCGCGCGCGCGCTGGCTGGCAGCGTCGCTCATCGTGAGCGGCGTATTGGCGTTGCGGTTGGCGTAACGGTAGCGCCGGGCCGTGCCCGGCGAGCGCAGTAGTGCCGCCCCCGGGCCGGCACCCCTTCTCCGTTACAGCGGCGGCATCGCCTGCAGGTCGTCGCCGACCAGTTCGATGGCCATCACCACCGCGTCCTCCCGACCCTGTGCGGCCGGGTAATAGCGCGGCCGGCGGCCGATCTCGTTGAAGCCTTCGCTGTGGTACAGCGCCAATGCCGGCGTGTTCGACGGGCGCACCTCAAGGAACACCCGCTGCGCGCCCCGATCACGGGCCAGCTGGACCAGCGCGCGCAGCAGTTGGCGGCCCAGGCCACGCGATTGCGCCAGCGGATCGATGCAGATGTTCAGCACGTGCGCCTCATCGGCGGCGAGGCTGAGCACGCCGTAGCCGATCAGCTGGCCGTCGCGCTCCATCGCCAGGCCGGGATAGCCGGCGCGCAGGCAGTCGATGAAGATGCCGCGGGTCCAAGGAAACGGATAGCCACGCAGCTCGATCGCCATCACCGCATTGAGATCGCTCTCGCGCAGCGCGCGCAGGCGCACCGGCCCCGGCTGGCTGACCGCACTCATGCTGCCCCCCGCTTGCGCAGGGCACGCAGCTGCGGCCACAGCGCACGCTTGGCGGCCGGATCGTGGCGCAGCTGGTCCAGCGGCCAGCTGTCCATCAGCGCCTGGGTGGCCGGGTCGTTCGGGTTGCAGCCCGACGCACGCAGCAAGGCGATCTGCAGCCGGTCCGGCAGGCGCACCACCGGTTGCCGGGCGTTGCCGCTGGGCAACGGACGTGCCGTGGCCGCTGCGGTATCCGGTGCGGTGACCGGAGGCTCGCGACGCGGCGGTGCCGGGCGTTCCGGGCGCGCCGCAGGTGCGGCGCCGCCATGGCGTTCGTGGGCCGCATCGTCCACGTGGGCGGGCCCGGCCGGCGGCGCAGCGCGGGCTTCGGCGTTGGCCACGCTCAGCTGCAGCGCGGCATCCAGCTCGGCAGCCAGCTGGCCGTCGTGGTAGACGGCGTAGCCCATGGCCTGCAGCCAGGCCTGCTGGGCCGGCGACCACAGCACGGGCAGATCCTGGCTCACGCGGCCTCGGACTTCTTGCGCAGGCGTTGTACGGCCCACATCACCGGGCCGGACAGGGCGTACAGGATGCCGACCGCGAACAGCACGCGCGGCAGGTCGATCACCGCGATGGCGATGGCCACCGGCACCAGCGCCAGCACCAGGAACGGCACGCGCTCAGCACGACCGTCCTTGGCGGCACCGCCCTTGAAGCTCCAGAAGCGGATACGGCTGACCATCAGCAGCGCGGCGACCAGGGTCACCGCCAGCGCGACGTAGCGCAGCTGATTGCCATCCCAGCCCAGATTGCCGTCGGCGAAAGCCCAGACAAAGGACATCATCAGGCCGGCCGCGGCCGGGCTGGCCAGGCCGACGAACCAGCGCTTGTCGACCACCGCCACCTGGGTGTTGAAGCGGGCCAGGCGCAGGGCCGCGCACGCGGCATACAGGAATGCCACCGCCCAGCCGACGCGGCCCAGCAGCGGGTCATCGAACTTCAGCCACGACAGCGACCAGTGGTACATCACCAGCGCCGGCGCCATGCCGAAGCTGACCAGGTCGGCCAGCGAGTCGTACTGCACGCCGAACTCGCTGCTGGTACCGGTCAGGCGCGCCACGCGCCCGTCCAGCCCATCCATCACTGCGGCCACGAACACCGCAATGCTGGCGTTGACGAAATCGCCGTTGGCGGCAGCGATGATCGCGTAGAAGCCCGCGAACAGGCCGGCCGTGGTGAACAGGTTGGGCAGCAGGTAAATCGTGCGCGAGCGCGGCGGCGGTGTGATCGGGTCCATGGAATCCAGTTTAATCGACTTGCCAGCCGTCGGCGCCAATGCTGCAATCGGCGTTCTACGCCCATTCTGCGGAGTTTGCCATGCGTGCCCTGTCCAGCCTTGGATGCCTGCTGCTGTTGGCCAGTGCCAACGCCGTGGCCGGCCCGGTGTACAAGTGGAAGGACGCCAATGGCGTTACGCAGTACTCGGAGACCCCTCCGGCGGGCAGGAAGTATGAGACCCGTGAGCAGGCCCGCAGCCCCCAGGCCGCGGCCAGCGCCGAGGCTCCGGCCGCGCCGGTGCCCGAGCCGTGCAGTACCGCCCGCGCCAACCTGGCCCTGCTGGAAGGCACCGGCCAGGTGATGCACGACACCGATGGCGACGGCAAGCCCGATACCGCGTTGACCCCGGAACAGCGCAGCGCGCAGAAGGGGTTGGCGGAAGCGGCCATCAAGGCGTACTGCCCGGCGGAGTGAGGGTATCGGCAGGGCTTGCAGCCCTGCACCTGCTTCAAGCAACGGCAACGGCAACAGCCGGCTATGGGCTTTCTGTGGGTTTGGCGGGGCGGTGTGGGCTGGCAGGACACGCCGTAAACCCTTCCATGGGGGCTCGATGGCGCCATCCATGGCGCCAACGGTCCTGCCAGCCCACACCACCCCACCTCCGACAGGTTCCTGGTGACGGTGGCAGATCCACGCCATGCGTGGATGAATCTCCATGGAAATCGAATATTTCGAGAATTGATCGAAAAGCCGAGCATGGCTCGGCTCTACAAAAGGGCGACAGATCGCGGAAAACTGTCGAAGGCGGGGTGGGTCCGGTTGCGGGGGCGTGAGCGCCATGGATGGCGCGACCGAGCCTACAGGGACGTATTTACGGCGTCCCCCGCAACCGGACCCACCCCGCCATCCCACGGGAAGTCCGCCTTTGCCGTTGCTTCGGCAGTTGCAGTTGACGTTGCTTGAGGCGGGTGCAGGGCGCAGCCCTGCCAGTACCCCCACCCCGGCCGGGCTGGCAGAATAGGCGACTCTGCCGTTATCCGAAGCCGACGATGCGCCTCTCCCAGTTCCACCTGCACACCACCAAGGAAACCCCCAGCGACGCCGAGCTGACCAGCCACCGGCTGATGCTGCGCGCGGGGATGATCCGCAAGCTCGCCTCCGGCCTGTACACCTGGTCGCCGCTGGGCCTGCGCGTGCTGCGCAAGGTCGAACGCATCGTGCGCGAGGAAATGGACCGTGCCGGCGCGGTGGAATTCCAGATCCCCACCATCCAGCCGAAGGAACTGTGGGAGCAGACCGGGCGCTGGCAGAAGTTCGGCCCGCAGCTGCTGAAGATCAAGGACCGCAAGGACCAGGTGTTCTGCTACAGCCCGACCGCCGAGGAAGCAGCCTGCGACTTCGCGCGCAGCGAGCTGTCCAGCTACAAGCAGCTGCCGGTGAATTTCTACCAGGTGCAGACCAAGTTCCGCGACGAGATCCGCCCGCGCTTCGGCGTGATGCGTTCGCGCGAGTTCCTGATGAAGGACGCCTATTCGTTCCACCTGCACGATGAATGCCTGGTGCGCGAATACGAAAACATGAAGTCGGCCTACAGCCGCATCTTCACCCGCCTGGGCCTGGACTTCCGCATGGTGCAGGCCGATTCCGGTGCGATCGGCGGCGATGCCTCGCAGGAATTCCACGTGATCGCCGATTCCGGCGAAGACGCACTGGTGTTCTCCACCGGCTCGGATTACGCGGCCAACATGGAAGCGGCGATCGCGGCCGATCCGGCGCCGCGTGCGGCCGCCACCGAAGCCATGCGCAAGGTCGACACGCCCACCCAGAAGACCTGCGAGGACGTCGCCGCCCTGCTCGGCATCGACCTGCAGCGCACCGTGAAGTCGGTGGCGCTGGTCGCCGGCGAAGGCCAGGCGCAGCAGTTCGTGCTGGTGCTGGTGCGCGGCGACCATGAGGTCAACGAGATCAAGCTGGCCAAGGTGGCCGGTCTGGACGAACAGCGCTTCGCCAGCGAAGCGGAGATCGCCGAGTACCTGGGCAGCGTGCCCGGCTTCCTCGGCCCGGTCGCCCCGGCCAAGGCCATCCGCGTGGTCGCCGATCGCGAAGTGGCGGCGATGTCCGACTTCGTCGTCGGCGCCAACGAAGCCGGCTTCCACCTGGCCGGCGTCAACTGGGGCCGCGATCTGCCGGAACCGGAAGTGGCCGACATCCGCAACGTGCGTGCCGGTGACCGGGCGCTGGACGGTGGCGAACTGAAGATCGCCCGCGGCATCGAAGTCGGCCACGTGTTCCAGCTCGGCCGCAAGTACGCCGAAGCACTCGATGCCACCGTGCTGGACGAGAACGGCAAGGCCGCGGTGATGGCGATGGGGTGCTATGGCATCGGCATCTCGCGCGTGGTGGCTGCCGCAATTGAACAGAACCATGACGATGCCGGCATCATCTGGCCGGACGCGATGGCACCGTGGCAGGTGGTGGTGTGCGTGATCAACCCGAAGGGTGACGCTGCGGTGGCCGAAGCGGCGGCCAGCCTGCTGCAGGAACTGCGCGACGCCGGCCTGGATGCGGCGCTCGATGACCGTGGCCTGCGCCCGGGCGCGATGTTCGCCGACATGGAACTGATCGGTATTCCGCACCGCGTGGTGGTCAGCGAACGAGGCCTGGCTGCAGGTACCTACGAGTACCGTTCGCGCCGCGCCAGCGAAGCCGAGAGCCTGGACAAGGCCTCCCTGCTGCAGCGCCTGCAGGGCTGATCGGCACACTGGACCGGGGCATGCCCCGGTCTTTTTTTGCCGGTGACCGGCCCGCCGGAATATGGCAGCAGACATAATCCGGTCAAAATGCCCGCGTTGCAGCCGGCAGGTCGCCAAGACCTGTCCCGGCAGTATTTGTGCTTGGAATAATTCATCTCTATTCTGTCCCGCGACGCCATGGACTGGCTCGTCCCGTCCACACATTAGTTTCTGGAGTAACCGTAAATGAGCATTGACCTGACCGGCCTGTCGGCACGCGAGCTGGGCGCCCTGATCCGCACCGCGAAGAAGCAGCAGACCATCGTTGCCAAGCGCCGGCCGATCACCAAGGTTCGCGCCCAGCTGACCAAGCTGGCCAAGACCGAGGGTTACACGATCGAGGAACTGTTCGGCGACGCCCCGGCACCGCGCGCGCGCAAGGTGGCCAAGGCCGCCAAGGCGCCGTCCAAGACCGCCGGCCGCAAGCTGGGCAAGGTGGCGCCGAAGTACCGCAACCCGGCCAACCCGAAGGAAACCTGGACCGGCCGTGGCAAGCAGCCGCGCTGGATGGCCGAGCTGACCGCCAAGGGCAACAAGAAGCCGGAAGATTTCCTGATCAAGAAGGCCTGAGGCCGGATCGGAAAGCAGTGGGAAAACGCCGGCGAAAGCCGGCGTTTTTCATTCTTCGGCGTGTGGACCAACGGTCCACACCCACCGACATCATCACAGGGTTTTGCGGGCCGGCATCAGCAGGTTGCCGAACAGCAGGCCGGCCACCAGCGCCATCACCACGTTGAGCACGGTGAGGAACACGCTTTGCCCGGCACCCACGTCCTGCTGCTGGACCAGGGTCAGCACGCCGCGCAGGCTGGTGCTGCCGGGCACCATCATGATGATGCCGGGCAGGCGGATGATCGCGCCCGGGCGGCCGACCAGGCGGCCGAACAGGTTGCCGCCGGCGGTCAGCAGCATCGCCGACAGGAAGATGCCCGCCGGTGCACCCCAGGCATGGCCACCGAACTTGGAGATGGCATAGCCGGCCACCGACGCGGCGATCACCCATGGATAGTCGCGACGGTTGGCCTTGAACAGCATCGCAAAGGCGAATGCCGCGGTCAGCAGCGAGCCCCACTCCACCCACGGCCCCTGCGGCCGCGCGGCGCGGATCACCGGGTCCAGGCCGAGCACATCGGCCAGGGTCACCGCGATCATCGCGCCGACACTGAGCTTCATGATGGTGGTCAGCGCGCCGGCGAAGCGCGCCGTGCCCGATACCCAATGCTGGCTGGCCAGTTCGTTGACCGCGTTGGTCAACGACATGCCGGGCAGCAGCACCACCAGCGAGGCGATGATCACGGTGTTGAGGTTGAGCGCACCGATGAAGGAAGCCACCAGCGTGGCGACCATGCCGGCCAGCAGCGCGGCCAGCGCCTCGGCCGCCTCGCGGGTGGCCGGGCGACGGTCGGTGACCATGCCGAGCAGGCCGATCATCAGGCCGATGACACCGGCGGTGGCGATGTCCAGCCACGGCAGTTTCCACATGCCGGCCACGCCGGCCGCGCCCAGGCTGAAGGACAGGATGGTGCGCAGCTTGCCGCGCCGTCCCGGATCCTTGTCCAGCTGGCGCAGCGCCGTGTGGCCCTGGGCGATGCTCATCCGGCCGTTGGACACTTCCTCGGCGATGCGGTCGGCCACGCTGAGCTTGTGCAGGTCGTTCTCGCCGGGAGCCAGGCGGATCACCCGGGTGATGTCGCTGGAACCGATCGCCTGTGCCGGGTCACTGAAGCTGAGGATGATACCGGTGGGATTCGACCACGGTTCACAATCCAGATCGAGCTGGCGTGCCAGTGCCACCACCGCCGTTTCCAGGCGCTGGGCCGTGGTGCCATAGCTGTGCAGGCGTCCGGCGATCTCGGAAACGAAGGCCACGCGCTGTGCGTAGGTGGCCTGGGGCGTGGGGATCGTGTGAGCGTCTGCGGACATGCGCCGTAGTATTACCTACGCCGGGCCCTGCCGGATAAATTCAGCCGGGTTCGACCCGACGCCCGCTACAGAACGGTTATGCTGCGATCCGAATGGCCCACGTGACCCCGAACCACGCCCCCCAGCTCGAGCAGGACGCCCATGATCCGGGCCTGATCCACCTGTCCGGCACCTGGACCTTGAAGACCGCGCTGGCCGCGGCCGAGGTCCTGCATGGCGTTCCCGACAAGCTGACCGGCATCGATGCCACCGGCATCGAACAGCTGGACTCGGCCGGCGTACTGCAGGTACTGCGTGTGGCCCATCGCGCCGACCTGGGCGAAGAGGCCCTGCAGTTCCGTCCGGATCATCAGGCGCTGGTGTGCACCATCGAGGAAGTGGCCGACGACCGGCCCAAACCCAAGCGCGATTTCGGCGTGCTGGCCGCGCTGGAGCGCCTTGGTGTCAGCGTGCATGCCACCGGCCACAACATCAAGGCGCTGTGCAGCTTCCTCGGCGAGAACCTGGTCAAGGCCGCACGCCTGGTCAAGGAACCGCGCCGGTTCCGGCTCACCGCCACCGTGCACCAGATGGAACAGGTGGGCCTGGATGCGGTGCCATTGGTGGCGCTGCTGTCCTACCTGGTCGGCGCGGTCATCGCCTTCCTCGGCTCCACCATCCTGCGTGACTTCGGCGCGGAGATCTATGTGGTGGAGCTGGTGAACATCGCCTTCCTGCGCGAGTTCGCCGTGCTGCTGACCGCGATCGTGCTGGCCGGCCGCACCGCCAGTGCGTTCACCGCGCAGATCGGTGCGATGAAGGCACGCGAGGAGATCGATGCGATGCGTACGCTGGGGCTGGACCCGGTCGATCTGCTGGTGCTGCCGCGCCTGCTGGCACTGCTGGTCACGCTGCCGCTGCTGACCTTCATCGCGATGATCGCCGGCCTGGCCGGCGGCATCACCGTGGGTGCGTTCGACCTGGATATTCCGCCACAGATGTACATCGCGCGCATGCACGAGACGATGGAAGTGCGGCACATGCTGGTCGGCCTGTCCAAGGCACCGGTGTTCGCGCTGGTGATCGGCCTGATCGGCTGCCTGGAAGGGCTGAAGGTGGAAGGCACCGCGCAGTCGGTGGGTGAACGCACCACCTCCAGCGTGGTGCAGACCATCTCGCTGGTGATCATCATCGACGCCTTCGCGGCGTTGTGGTTCATGCACATGGACTGGTGAGATGACCACATCGCCTGCCACCGAAACCCTCGACATGCGCGATGGCGACGGCCACGAGCTGGCCATCCGCGTGCGCGGGCTGGTCAACCGCTTCGGCAGCCAGACCGTGCACGAAGACCTGGACCTGGACGTGCGCCGTGGCGAAATCCTCGGCGTGGTCGGGGGTTCGGGTACCGGCAAGTCGGTGTTGATGCGCTCCATCCTCGGCCTGCGTACGCCCGATGCGGGGCAGATCGAAGTGCTCGGCCGCAACGCGCGTGCCGACGATGCCGAAAGCCGCCTGCACATCGAGCGCAACACCGGCGTGCTGTTCCAGGATGGCGCCCTGTTCTCCTCGCTGACCGTGGGCGAGAACGTGCAGGTGCCGCTGAAGGAGCACCACCGCGAGCTGCCCGAGCGCTGGCACTACGAACTGGCGCTGTTGAAGGTGAAGCTGGCCGGCCTGTCGGCCGATGCGATCAACAAGCTGCCCTCGCAGCTGTCCGGCGGCATGCGCAAGCGCGCCGGGCTGGCACGTGCGCTGGCACTGGATCCACCGCTGTTGTTCCTGGATGAGCCCACCGCCGGCCTGGATCCGATTGGTGCGGCGGCATTCGACCGCCTGATCAAGACCCTGCAGGAAGCACTGGGGCTGACCGTGTTCCTGATCACCCATGACCTGGACACGCTGTACGCCATCTGCGACCGCGTCGCCGTGCTGGCCGACCGCAAGGTGGTCGCCAACGCACCGCTGCCTGACATCGAGAAACTGGATCATCCGTGGATCCAGGAATACTTCCACGGACCGCGTGCGCGTGCCGCGCGCGGCGAACAGATCGAGAGTGCCTGAGCCATGGAAACCAAAGCCAACTACGTGCTGATCGGCGCGTTCACCCTGATCACCGGCCTGGCCCTGCTGGCCTTCGGCCTGTGGGCGGCCAAGTACTCATCCGACCGCACCTGGCAGGAATACCGCGTGGTGTTCCGCGAGGCGGTGACCGGCCTGTCGGTCGGCAGCCCGGTGCAGTACAACGGCATCGCGGTCGGCTCGATCACCGAGCTGAACCTGGTTCCCGATGACCCGCGCCAGGTGGTCGCGCGCATCCGCCTCAATTCGACCACGCCGGTCAAGACCGATACCCGCGCCAAGCTGGCGAT
Proteins encoded in this region:
- a CDS encoding MlaE family ABC transporter permease, encoding MAHVTPNHAPQLEQDAHDPGLIHLSGTWTLKTALAAAEVLHGVPDKLTGIDATGIEQLDSAGVLQVLRVAHRADLGEEALQFRPDHQALVCTIEEVADDRPKPKRDFGVLAALERLGVSVHATGHNIKALCSFLGENLVKAARLVKEPRRFRLTATVHQMEQVGLDAVPLVALLSYLVGAVIAFLGSTILRDFGAEIYVVELVNIAFLREFAVLLTAIVLAGRTASAFTAQIGAMKAREEIDAMRTLGLDPVDLLVLPRLLALLVTLPLLTFIAMIAGLAGGITVGAFDLDIPPQMYIARMHETMEVRHMLVGLSKAPVFALVIGLIGCLEGLKVEGTAQSVGERTTSSVVQTISLVIIIDAFAALWFMHMDW
- a CDS encoding ABC transporter ATP-binding protein, producing MTTSPATETLDMRDGDGHELAIRVRGLVNRFGSQTVHEDLDLDVRRGEILGVVGGSGTGKSVLMRSILGLRTPDAGQIEVLGRNARADDAESRLHIERNTGVLFQDGALFSSLTVGENVQVPLKEHHRELPERWHYELALLKVKLAGLSADAINKLPSQLSGGMRKRAGLARALALDPPLLFLDEPTAGLDPIGAAAFDRLIKTLQEALGLTVFLITHDLDTLYAICDRVAVLADRKVVANAPLPDIEKLDHPWIQEYFHGPRARAARGEQIESA